The Thalassophryne amazonica chromosome 18, fThaAma1.1, whole genome shotgun sequence DNA window tGATTTAACGTCCTTGGCTCATGTTAAATAGAAAGACTCTGTGTTATTAATAACTCAGGCTTATTTTTTCAGCAATGTTGAACTTTATTCACATTCTTTATTAAACGAatgacaaaaaaattaataattatgAAAAGTGATCAATATGATGACAACTTACCAAATTTTCTGCAGTTATCCTCAGCAAGCAACCCTTCCTGTAAAAACAGGATGTCCACCCAGCACAGCTTGGGAGCCATCAAAATGAGTCCACAAAGGGAGGGTTTTCTGACCTGGTTCCATGGTGCTAATTCATTTGTTGATCTAACTAGAACTCTACAATTGCTGAATGGACTTGTTTCTGTAGAATACATTAAAACCTTACAGTCAGTCATTCACACATGCATCCATGTCAGGAGCAGTAATGCGCAGTGATCAGCCACATTCCACAAGCAACTGTGGATTCAGGGTCTTGCTCAAAGACAGTTAGCCATATAGCAAAGAGAACATGCTTCAGTGAGCTACTCCCACTACAAATATATTTAAATACACTGATCTAAATTCTTAATTACTGTGCTTTGTCTGTAGGCCACCCTACATTCCACAGCGAAGGGCAAGACAAAGATACAGAAGAAACTAGAGAAGAAAAAGCAGGTTGATGGAACGTTCAAGATCTACGAGGATGGGAGAAAGAGTGTGCGCTCCCTCTCCGGCCTGCAGCTCGGCAATGACGTCATGTTCCTCAAACAGGGCACCTACGCCAATCCTAAAGAGCGGTCACGCCTCAACATCCAGGACATGTTCCTGCATGACAATGACGATGCTGACACCATCTCTCGTGCCATCAGTGACCCAGGCCTCCATGAGGCTGCGTATTCTGAGATCAGTGCTGACTCTGGTCGGGATTCTCTCTTTATGCGACCTGGGCTTGGAACAATGGTATTCAGGAGGAACTATGTGAGCGGAGGTATGTTTGGTATTGGAGCAAGAGATGAAGGCAGTGTAGCAGGTAGCGAACCTGTAGGCCGAGTTCCGAATGTGCGTCTACATGGCCGCCTCCCTCAGCGCTCACCCAGTCTGGATGAGGACAGTATCGGCAGTGCATTAAGTCTACAAGACAGAAACCTGCAGGAGCTGCCCTGGGAGGACATGGAAGTTGAGTTGGATGAAGACTTGGAGCCTCAGAACAACCCCCTGGAGACCTTCCTGGCATCTCAAAGCCTCAGTGAATTCATGGCCATCTTCAACCGAGAGAAAATAGACCTGGAGGCACTGTTGCTTTGTTCAGATCAAGATCTCACCAGCATTCACATCCCTTTGGGCCCTAGAAAGAAACTTCTGGATGCCTGCAAGAGACGTCTAGACACTTTAGAGGAACCAGAAGCCATTGAAGATACTGTGCTTTGAAGGTCACTGGAGTAACttgacaaaggtttttttttttctttttttaaagggaAGCACTGTGCGCTGTTCCAATGGAATAAACATTTGTTGTCATACATAAGCTGTCTTTGCCTGTGTCAGAGTAGCCTTTGGACAATAGCTTGACCAAGTGGTTGGCATCCAAGATCTAAAGTGGTTTGGACTTCAAAAACACTTCGCATAATGGCAGCGCAcagtatgaagatgtgcatgaaggacagTAATTCTGGTCCTATGATGACGTAGCCGCTACCAATTTGTGAGCTTTCTCATGGAACTCTAGTTACTGTTGACCCCATGTTTCACGCTCAGCAAGTTGCCAGTATATTATCCACATGTAGCTGAATCTAAATATGACCAACGACATTCCTGACACACGCCGTCCTGAGTGAAACTGTCATTACTCAGTGTTTGAGGAGGGACTGTCACACCACCCATCAGACTGACATCGTGATTCAGGTCAATCTCTTCCTGATAGCTGATACCCGAAAGGCATGAAATGCGTCTGTCGTCTCCTCTTCACAGTGGAGTCGGAGCTGATGCCGACCTGTAGCTAATCTGCAAAAAGATCCTGTTCACTGTTTATATCTCTATGCCCAGTTTTACTGAGCCTTTGTAGTAGTATTGAGTCTCAATTTTTTGACAATCCTACTATGTAATAGATGATCAACATTGTATTTTACAGTATTTGTACAAGAATTCACCAGAAATATAAATCTGCACACAGTGCTCTGTTGGTGTATTGATGTGGCAGAACAACAGCTTTCCCCAACACCGACGTCCTTCCTCTGGGTCCGGCTGACTTTGAGAGCCAATTGAAAATCACGATAACGTTTGAGCTAATAACTCAGTGCATACTGAGTGCAAATGTTTGCATCACCTTACTTTGAAATGGCAAAAAGAGTAAAATAAAGACttgtttgtgtcatgtgtgtaatGCCCCATTAGCTCGTACAAAAGTTCCTTCATCATTGGAAATAATAAAAATGGTCAATGAATGTGTAAAAAGAAAATTATCATGAAATAATTCAAATGATATCGATCCATAACTTTATATTAATACTTTGTAAGTCCTTACTTTGCTTTTCTGACCTCCTCAGGTCCCTCTGAGCAGCTTTTGGATCCTCTCAtagatatacatgtgtgtgtcatATACGTAAATACAAACTATATTATACTGTGTGTTaaggcagttcttaaaaactgcatGACCATACAAGAAGGCAGCCAGTGAGGGAAGCCTCCAAAAAACCAatgacaactttgaaggagttacaggcttctgtgggtgtgactcAAGAAACTGAGCATAGaacatttgtctgttgcatcatcagtttATACAGCATCATGGTGGAAAGTAACACAGATGGATTTttgaaaaagatgtgaaatttcaactGTAATTTCCCACAACGTGTgcgtgacacatgagcctagatttgatctgttttcttgaatCACATCCAGAACTTTTAAGAGGTTATAGGTTTTTTAGAGAGCATTTCATAATGGGAGTTGCAAACCTTTGAATTCACATAATTGTCATTATTTCTCGATAACTTTCTTTTTAAACAGTGTTTTACGACTTTTTGATGAAGAAAGAACATTTGTACGTGCTGAATAGGCAttagaggtgatggtgtagtggttcagtgttgggcttgagaccagaggatccttggttcaaaccccacccagactaaacaatcactaagggcctttggaaaAGGTCTTTAATTCCTGAGTTgcccccagtgtgtagtgagctcaGTTGcaaggcagcaccctgacattggtgtgtgtatggatgaatgtgagacattgtaaggtgctttgagcttctgattcagttgGAAAAGCgatagattcaagattcaaacaactttattgatccctaaaagggcaattcgtatcacacccaattacctcagacaaaaatacagcaattaatcaacaattattactagttgaacgtaataatggcacacattagaattaaaacactgcacatatacatttgattgtttatgtacgctcaactttaagacagtccgtcatctgaattgaggcaatatGAGTGTGTGGGGGAGCAATCTTGTTAAAAaacaatggtgtcaatagcattcagagaccagctgatttaTTTTATGGTTATTCCAATATAGTTCAAAGAATTagtagtctggtgaagttgggacttttgaaggttggaacagagacagaaaagcacagagggagaggagagaggaggagatgcgaccgccctcgccggagtcccaagctttaCAGATAACGTTCATTTAGCATAGATACATTGATGGAAAAAATGTGTTTTACTCTTTTGTATGCAAACTCTTGCATAGAACTGTTGCCCCTTTAGCTGCTTAATGAATGATGGAGTAATGAATGCTGGCACCGCGAGGAAAATGCATTGGCTGCTGACTGCTAATGTAAATGCCTCAGCAATCTAATAAATCTGTTGGCTGCAGCACTGAACAAATTTAAAACCTGCGCATATCAGCTTTGCTCTGTTGAAATGGTAATTGATGTGCAGCTGTTTCTTTCATATCAAGAGTATCAAATTACTGCATGTCTGTGGTTTGTAAGCTGCTATACAATTATAAGTGCAAGCTGGTTTACCATTTCTTCCTGACATTAAATCACTTTTTTCTTCTCAAACTAATTTGGACGGCCCTTGGACATATATGAAAAAATACTGTATTATCATATTTGACCACAAGATGGCAGTGTGTGACAAACTGCTCCTGTATTCTGAATGAGGTTCTGTGATTTATGCTCCAAAGCAGAAGTTGTAGGTAATGCCTCAATAAgatggaagaagaagaagctctGATTGGGGAAGATGTTATTAGATAATTTAATAAATTATACTCTTAAAAAGACCATGCTGTTGAATAAAAAGTGGGAATATAACTTTGATATTACTCAGTGCAATAACATTAATTACCTCATTAGCTTCTGCtcgctaatcaatcaatcaatcaattttttttttatatagcgccaaatcacaacaaacagttgccccaaggcgctttatattgtaaggcaaggccatacaataatgatgtaaaaccccaacggtcaaaacgaccccctgtgagcaagcacttggctacagtgggaaggaaaaactcccttttaacaggaagaaacctccagcagaaccaggctcagggaggggcagtcttctgctgggactggttggggctgagggagagaaccaggaaaaagacatgctgtggaggggagcagagatcaatcactaatgattaaatgcagagtggtgcatacagagcaaaaagagaaagaaacagtgcatcatgggaaccccccagcagtctacgtctatagcagcataactaagggatggttcagggtcacctgatccagccctaactataagctttagcaaaaaggaaagttttaagcctaatcttaaaagtagagagggtgtctgtctccctgatctgaattgggagctggttccacaggagaggagcctgaaagctgaaggctctgcctcccattctactcttacaaaccctaggaactacaagtaagcctgcagtctgagagcgaagcgctctattggggtgatatggtactatgaggtccctaagataagatgggacctgattattcaaaaccttataagtaagaagaagaattttaaattctattctagaattaacaggaagccaatgaagagaggccaatatgggtgagatatgctctctccttctagtccccgtcagcactctagctgcagcattttgaattaactgaaggctttttagggaacttttaggacaacctgataataatgaattacaatagtccagcctagaggaaataaatgcatgaattagtttttcagcatcactctgagacaagacctttctgattttagagatattgcgtaaatgcaaaaagcagtcctacatatttgtttaatatgcgctttgaatgacatatcctgatcaaaaatgactccaagatttctcacagtattactagaggtcagggtaatgccatccagagtaaggatctggttagacaccatgtttctaagatttgtggggccaagaacaataacttcagtttatctgagtttaaaagcaggaaattagaggtcatccatgtctttatgtctgtaagacaatcctgcagtttagctaattggtgtgtgtcctctggcttcatggatagataaagctgggtatcatctgcgtaacaatgaaaatttaagcaataccgtctaataatactgcctaagggaagcatatataaagtgaataaaattggtcctagcacagaaccttgtggaactccataattaactttagtctgtgaagaagattccccatttacatgaacaaattgtaatctattagacaaatatgattcaaaccaccgcagcgcagtgcctttaatacctatggcatgctctaatctctgtaataaaattttatggtcaacagtatcaaaagcagcactgaggtctaacagaacaagcacagagatgagtccactgtccgaggccataagaagatcatttgtaaccttcactaatgctgtttctgtactatgatgaattctaaaacctgactgaaactcttcaaatagaccattcctctgcagatgatcagttagctgttttacaactaccctttcaagaatttttgagagaaaaggaaggttggagattggcctataattagctaagatagctgggtcaagtgatggctttttaagtaatggtttaattactgccaccttaaaagcctgtggtacatagccaactaacaaagatagattgatcatatttaagatcgaagcattaaataatggtagggcttccttgagcagcctggtaggaatggggtctaataaacatgttgatggtttggatgaagtaactaatgaaaataactcagacagaacaatcggagagaaagagtctaaccaaataccggcatcactgaaagcagccaaagataacgatacgtctttgggatggttttgagtaattttttctctaatagttaaaattttgttagcaaagaaagtcatgaactcattactagttaaagataatggaatactcagctcaatagagctctgactctttgtcagcctggctacagtgctgaaaagaaacctggggttgttcttattttcttcaattagtgatgagtagaaagatgtcctagctttacggagggcttttttatagagcaacagactctttttccaggctaagtgaagatcttctaaattagtgagacgccatttcctctccaacttacgggttatctgctttaagctacgagtttgagagttataccatggagtcagacacttctgatttaaagctctctttttcagaggagctacagcatccaaagttgtcttcaatgaggatgtaaaactattgacgagatactctatctcccttacagagtttaggtagctactctgcactgtgttgttatatggcattagagaacataaagaaggaatcataatgCGGTGTTGCTTTATATATAAATAATGCACAGAGGTCAGTCAGGATGTAAACACTGACCTAAAGACTTTGGGAACCACTGGATTAGAGATTAGGATTCTTTAATTAAATTGTGTGCACAGTTTTTGTAGCAGTTGCCTGTCGCCATTACACTGTTCCAGCGATATAGTTGGCAACGTAACCCAGCATGTCCACCGGTGaatttcattttgttggtttggaaccaagattttgctcgtttactagtgtgcttgggatcattgtcttgttgaaacacccatttcaagggcatgtcctcttcagcataaggcaacatgacctcttcaagtattttgacatatccaaactgatccatgatacctggtatgcgatatataggcccaacaccatagtaggagaaacatgcccatatcatgatacttgcaccaccatgcttcactgtcttcacggtgaactgtggcttgaattcagagttttgggggtcgtctcacaaactgtctgcagcccttggacccaaaaagaacaattttactctcatcagtccacaaaatattcctccatttttctttaggccagttgatgtgttctttggcaaattgtaacctcttctacacttcttttatttaacagagggactttgcgggggattcttgcaaataaattagcttcacacaggtatcttctaactgtcacagcacttacaggtaactccagaccgtctttgatcatcctggagctgatcaatgggtgagcctttgccattc harbors:
- the LOC117531378 gene encoding Usher syndrome type-1G protein homolog → MNERYHRAARDGFLDVLKEATRKELNATDEDGMTPTLWAAYHGNLEALRLVVGRGGDPDKCDFWGNTPLHLAAANGHHNCLSFLVAFGANVWCLDNDYHTPLDMAATKGHMDCVRYLDSIAAKQIALDPKLVSKMKDRAFCAAERRIKECAKLQQKHRERMEKKFLKEAAAMDNLDAISLSSYTSSSTLSRKFNTVTSNMPYSQATLHSTAKGKTKIQKKLEKKKQVDGTFKIYEDGRKSVRSLSGLQLGNDVMFLKQGTYANPKERSRLNIQDMFLHDNDDADTISRAISDPGLHEAAYSEISADSGRDSLFMRPGLGTMVFRRNYVSGGMFGIGARDEGSVAGSEPVGRVPNVRLHGRLPQRSPSLDEDSIGSALSLQDRNLQELPWEDMEVELDEDLEPQNNPLETFLASQSLSEFMAIFNREKIDLEALLLCSDQDLTSIHIPLGPRKKLLDACKRRLDTLEEPEAIEDTVL